CAACCAGTTCACCTTCCTCGCCGTGCTCGAGGAGGGGCAGCCGATCGACGTGACCCGCCTCGCCGAGTGCCTCGGCGTCACCAAGGCAGCCGTGAGCAAGCGCGTTCCCGTGCTCGTCGGCAAGGGGCTCGTCCAGACGAGCGCGGACCCCGCGAACGCACGCCGCGTCGTCCTGACGCTGACGGACGACGGCCTGAAGCTCGCGCGCGAGGCAGGTGACGTTCTCGAGGCCGAGCTCGAGCAGATGTTCGTCGACCGCCCCGACCTCGACCTCGAACGGCTCTATGCCGATGTGCACGCCCTTCTCGACATCGTCCTGTCCAAGGAGACCGCGCCATGACCTCGACCACGTCAGCCCCGAACGCGCGCCCCTCGATCCTCGTCGTGCTCGGCCACCCGCGCAGCGACAGCCTGTGCGCCGCGATCGCCGACTCGTACGCCGCTGGTGCCCGCGCCGCTGGCGCGGACGTGACCGTCCTGCGCCTCGGCGAGACAGACTTCGACCTCGCCTCGCGCGTGCACAGCCTCCAGCGGTGGCTCGGGCCCGACCAGGACCCGGCGCGCGAACCCGAGGTCGAGGCGATGGTCGCGGCCGTCCACGCAGCCGACCACATCGTGCTCGTGTTCCCGCAGTGGTGGGGCACCTACCCGGCGATCCTCAAGGGGTGGATCGACCGCGTGATCCTCTCGCGCTCAGCCTTCTCCTACCGATCGGGGTCCTCGCTGTGGGACAAGCACCTCACCGGGCGTACCGCGCGGATCATCATGACGATGGACAGCCCCGGGTGGTGGGACACGATCCGGTATCACCGCGCCGCGATCCGGTCGCTCACGCACGCAACCCTCGGCTATTGCGGCGTGCGGACCATCCGCACCACCCGCCACGCCCGCGTCCGCTTCTCGACCCCGGAGCGCCGGGCCGCGTGGATCGCCCAGGCCGAGCGACAGGGAAGGGCCGACGGCGCACGTACGCCCAAGGTCCGGCGCGCTGCGCGTCCGGCCGCCGCGAAGCTGACGTCGCAGCAGCCCGTCGCCGAGGCGACGTCGCAGCCGCTCGCCGCGGAGCCGATGTCGCAGCCGCTCGCCGCGGAGCCTGCGCTCGACCGCGACTAGCGCCCCGCGACGACGGTTCCCACAGGCAGGACGGGCGGCTCGTCAGGGGCGTCCGAGCAGCTCGGTCGGCGGGATCGAGCCGCGGCGCTGCATCTCGGTCGCGGCGCCCGTCGTCTCGAGCGTGATGCCGAGCTGGTCGGCCGCCTCCTCGAGCGACGCGAGCGACAGCGTCTCGACGTGGACCTGCGACTGGAACGTGAACGATCCCTGCGACGACGCGAACGTGAACCGGTAGTAGCGCTCGATCCCGCCTCGCTGGCTCACCGTGAGGACCGCGTGGATCCGCGCGTGCTGGCCGTGCGGGACGACGATCGAGCGCGCGCGGCCGAGCATGCGCGACCGAATGATCCGCAGGCCTGTCGGTACGACCTCGTAGTCGACGAACCCGTGCTGCGAGGTGCCTGTGCGCAGCGCGACGTAGAGGCATCTCAGGCCGATCGCGCTCGCGACCACGCCGACCGGGTAGACGAGGCGCGTGGGGAGTCGCAGCTCCCACCCCGTCCAGCGGGCGACCCTGCTCGTGCTCTCGAGGAGCTCCGACGGCCCCGTGAACGCGCCGTACGTCTTCGACAGGCTCCAACCGAGGGCCAGCAGGGCGAAGAACAGCAGGAACCACAGCGCCCGCCTCGGCCCCCTCGCCGTGAAGACGATCCCGGGCCTGATCTGGTGCACGACTGCGCCCCCCTGCGTCCGACGGCCGGTCTGCGCCGGCTGGTCTGCGCCGGCTGGTCTGCGCCGGCTGGTCTGGACCGGCTGTGCGAAGACTACCGCGCCGTCGTGCGTGGCCCGCGGCCGCCGTCGGGCGCTGCGGCCACCGATGCGCGCGGCCGCTCGCGAGTCCGTCAGTACCGGCTCGAGTCCGTCAGCCCCGACTGACGGAGTCGGGCCGGGAGTGACGGACTCGGCGCTGGGCCCAGGGGGGGCGACCGGTTCGGCTGGGAGTGACGGGCTCAAGGTCGGGACGCGCCAGGACGCGGTTGGCGGATGCGCCTGCGGCCCGGGTCGAGGTAGCCGCGTCGGGGTAGGGCCGACGGCGCACGCAAGCACAAGGTGCTCCGCGCCCTGTTTCCGGCCGTGGAGCCGACGTCGCAGTCGGTCGCCGAGCCGGTCCGCGACCGCGGCTAGCGGCTCACGACGCCGTGCCCACCGCAGCCCTCAGCCGCGCTCGGCTGCGCGCAGCCCCACGTGGGCCCCGCGGGATCAGCACCCGCGCTCAGGACGTGAGGGTGCCGCTCAGGACCTTCCGAGCAGGTCGGTCGGCGACGTCGAGGTGTCGCGCTGCATCTCCTCGGCAGCGTCGGTGACGTTCAGGGTGATCCCGAGCTGGTCGGCGATCTTGTCGAGCGGCGCCATGGACAGCTTCTCGATGTAG
This genomic window from Flavimobilis soli contains:
- a CDS encoding MarR family winged helix-turn-helix transcriptional regulator; its protein translation is MSRRLSYSINELAAAMNAYADRVLRARWGITINQFTFLAVLEEGQPIDVTRLAECLGVTKAAVSKRVPVLVGKGLVQTSADPANARRVVLTLTDDGLKLAREAGDVLEAELEQMFVDRPDLDLERLYADVHALLDIVLSKETAP
- a CDS encoding NAD(P)H-dependent oxidoreductase, yielding MTSTTSAPNARPSILVVLGHPRSDSLCAAIADSYAAGARAAGADVTVLRLGETDFDLASRVHSLQRWLGPDQDPAREPEVEAMVAAVHAADHIVLVFPQWWGTYPAILKGWIDRVILSRSAFSYRSGSSLWDKHLTGRTARIIMTMDSPGWWDTIRYHRAAIRSLTHATLGYCGVRTIRTTRHARVRFSTPERRAAWIAQAERQGRADGARTPKVRRAARPAAAKLTSQQPVAEATSQPLAAEPMSQPLAAEPALDRD